One part of the Arachidicoccus terrestris genome encodes these proteins:
- a CDS encoding PD-(D/E)XK nuclease family transposase produces MEAGVGGVKKRCGLQALFGRKGHKDAVAIPFLRAFWGHRTEINDLVLQSADFLGDTQDARNVLPDVVWQEPETRAVFVTEMQRQEQDFYFDRISLYEGKTRAMYAEKGRGWNFEQVPIFVLGLADFDLGRKGPDVWMYEYVSMDADGRGELFNNKDWKMMIDLPKAAINKPTAYSERDKWLFLLNNFHRLGGDFNIKHTELPAFLKDGSFDQVLSIAENLNRIKMEEFMDMVLELRLRDRIRAGEKRGEKRGEARGEARGEARGEARGKEWARREMIKRFLQSFPDLKKAPHKVASLLGVDAQLVKSVLTA; encoded by the coding sequence ATTGAAGCAGGAGTTGGAGGAGTTAAAAAGAGATGCGGCCTTCAGGCGCTTTTTGGGAGGAAAGGGCATAAAGACGCCGTAGCGATCCCTTTTCTCCGTGCCTTTTGGGGCCACCGAACGGAAATTAATGATCTGGTTTTGCAGTCTGCAGATTTTTTGGGAGACACGCAGGATGCGAGAAACGTACTTCCGGATGTTGTCTGGCAGGAGCCGGAGACCCGGGCGGTTTTTGTGACGGAAATGCAAAGACAGGAGCAGGATTTTTACTTCGACCGGATTTCTCTGTATGAAGGTAAGACACGCGCGATGTATGCGGAAAAAGGGCGGGGCTGGAATTTTGAGCAGGTGCCAATTTTTGTATTGGGGCTGGCGGATTTTGACCTGGGGAGAAAAGGACCGGACGTGTGGATGTATGAATATGTAAGTATGGACGCTGACGGCCGTGGTGAGCTATTCAATAATAAGGACTGGAAAATGATGATTGATCTGCCAAAGGCCGCCATTAATAAGCCAACTGCCTATTCTGAGCGGGATAAATGGCTTTTCCTGTTGAATAACTTTCATAGGCTGGGAGGTGATTTTAATATAAAACACACCGAACTGCCTGCTTTTTTGAAGGATGGCTCCTTCGATCAGGTATTAAGTATTGCCGAAAATTTAAACAGAATCAAGATGGAAGAATTTATGGACATGGTGCTTGAATTGCGCCTAAGGGATCGTATCAGAGCGGGGGAAAAACGTGGAGAAAAACGTGGAGAAGCACGAGGAGAGGCTCGAGGAGAGGCTCGTGGGGAAGCCCGTGGAAAGGAATGGGCAAGAAGAGAAATGATCAAACGCTTTCTTCAAAGTTTTCCTGATTTAAAAAAAGCGCCGCACAAAGTAGCTTCACTTTTGGGCGTTGATGCGCAGCTGGTAAAGTCTGTTTTAACAGCTTAA
- a CDS encoding TlpA disulfide reductase family protein, producing MRTPQIINGAVNAVTYSFAAKKNEVKSRPAGLMLFIILMIMTVFSLKGFAQQQRFTLNGNIANLPDGEVYLGFGTFGKMKADTVVTKDGKFSITDTISEPCFAMLFNHDYSLKVDLYLDKGMITVKGDLNAIYDVGVKGSPVVNEYAAYNHAQLQSRKPVQAVYEKWMAAYKAGDSVAAQNYKTAFESARNTQNDLSRKLQMDFIKSHPGSIAAAWELLHYVNDNTLEESKALFAGFSQAVQHSQQGLELGDRIATLSRVQVGKNAPGFAQADTAGLSVKLADYKGKYVLLEFWASWCAPCRAESPNVLKAYDRFHDKGFTVLSVSLDNDKAKWLQAIKKDGLLWQQVSDLKGWKNEVAALYGIHAVPANFLIDPKGKIIAQNLRGEALQEKLDQLF from the coding sequence ATGAGAACACCACAGATAATCAATGGCGCCGTGAACGCGGTTACTTATTCATTTGCTGCTAAAAAAAATGAAGTAAAGAGCCGTCCGGCCGGTCTTATGCTCTTTATTATTTTAATGATCATGACGGTTTTCAGTCTAAAGGGTTTCGCGCAGCAGCAACGTTTTACATTAAACGGCAATATCGCCAATTTGCCGGATGGCGAGGTGTATCTGGGCTTCGGTACTTTCGGTAAGATGAAAGCCGATACCGTGGTGACCAAAGACGGGAAATTCAGTATTACGGATACCATTTCTGAACCTTGTTTTGCCATGCTGTTTAATCATGATTATTCGCTGAAGGTCGACCTGTATCTGGATAAAGGTATGATTACCGTAAAAGGAGACCTGAATGCCATTTATGATGTAGGTGTAAAGGGCAGTCCGGTTGTGAATGAATATGCCGCTTATAATCACGCTCAGCTCCAATCCAGAAAACCTGTACAGGCGGTATATGAAAAGTGGATGGCTGCCTATAAGGCGGGTGACTCAGTGGCGGCCCAAAACTATAAGACGGCCTTTGAGTCTGCCAGAAATACACAAAACGATCTTTCCAGAAAATTACAGATGGATTTTATTAAAAGCCATCCGGGCAGTATCGCTGCTGCCTGGGAGCTCCTGCATTATGTCAATGATAACACGCTGGAAGAAAGTAAGGCCTTATTCGCAGGATTTTCGCAGGCCGTACAACATTCCCAACAGGGCCTGGAACTGGGTGACCGGATCGCTACACTTAGCAGGGTACAGGTCGGTAAAAACGCGCCCGGATTTGCCCAGGCTGACACAGCCGGTCTATCCGTAAAGCTGGCTGATTATAAAGGAAAGTACGTATTACTGGAATTCTGGGCCAGTTGGTGTGCCCCTTGCAGAGCGGAGAGCCCGAATGTCCTCAAAGCCTATGACCGGTTTCATGATAAAGGATTTACGGTGCTTTCCGTGAGTCTGGACAATGACAAGGCCAAGTGGCTGCAGGCCATTAAAAAAGATGGGCTGCTCTGGCAACAAGTGTCTGATTTGAAAGGCTGGAAAAATGAAGTGGCCGCCTTATACGGGATCCACGCCGTTCCGGCAAATTTTCTGATTGATCCCAAAGGAAAGATTATCGCACAGAATCTGAGGGGAGAAGCGCTGCAGGAAAAACTGGATCAGCTGTTCTAG
- a CDS encoding PKD-like family lipoprotein: MRLHKVFSYSSVLCLGLVLLVSSCYKDKGNYTYQLPAAPVIRNMDSVYEVFVGDSLVIAPDVQLQGSTAGQLKYSWTIHVPPVTASDTDRHYEGKDLRIIFGLGPKSFTGRFAIENTANGMKYFKDFTLVGKTAFSKGMTVLSSEAEKTVLSFIKPDGTVQPYLFEAVNPGQSLPSAPTQILAIPEAYQPPVASYWIFGKSGENTGIQVDANDFKVIKTLKDNFFDAPKGSLLPNHMFVNPLGVISGIIGDRLYNGTTSTWNQAPTYGMFGQGAAGDYSLSPEMVFDYTGTFGPGNYIGFDQHKKQFVRFNLYGDATFFGPDYVVKGDSFDPKNVGMDLMHLQQIAGGLCFGYFIAPNDSIYECSMKTNFNGPFEFEALTRRPFARQELISPATLWAATSSQILFFSYKDKVYRYNPINEDFRLVKTAFGGKTVTMVKLQDANTLVVGTEGTLYFLDIRTGQDGTLIKKIEGLPGKIIDMAFREQ, translated from the coding sequence ATGCGACTACACAAAGTCTTTTCTTATAGTTCTGTTCTCTGCCTGGGGTTGGTACTGCTTGTCAGCTCCTGTTACAAGGATAAGGGAAATTACACCTATCAGCTGCCCGCTGCTCCTGTCATTCGAAATATGGACAGTGTCTATGAAGTGTTTGTGGGAGACAGCCTGGTCATTGCTCCGGATGTGCAGCTGCAAGGCAGTACGGCCGGACAGCTGAAATATAGTTGGACCATACATGTGCCTCCTGTGACGGCGTCCGACACAGACCGCCACTATGAAGGCAAGGATCTCAGGATCATTTTCGGGTTGGGCCCTAAATCATTTACGGGGCGATTTGCCATTGAGAATACGGCCAATGGTATGAAGTATTTTAAGGATTTTACCCTCGTGGGCAAGACTGCATTCTCTAAGGGTATGACCGTGCTCAGCAGTGAAGCGGAGAAGACCGTATTGTCCTTTATCAAGCCGGATGGCACGGTGCAGCCTTATTTATTTGAGGCAGTGAATCCCGGTCAGTCGCTGCCCTCCGCACCCACGCAGATCCTGGCGATCCCGGAGGCCTATCAGCCGCCTGTTGCCAGCTACTGGATTTTCGGGAAGAGCGGCGAAAATACGGGGATCCAGGTGGATGCCAATGATTTTAAAGTGATCAAAACACTGAAAGATAATTTTTTTGACGCACCTAAGGGAAGCCTGCTTCCCAATCATATGTTTGTCAACCCGCTGGGTGTTATTTCCGGCATTATCGGGGACCGGCTGTATAACGGTACGACCTCTACCTGGAATCAGGCACCCACTTATGGCATGTTCGGCCAGGGAGCGGCAGGGGATTACAGTCTTTCACCGGAGATGGTCTTCGATTATACAGGCACTTTTGGCCCCGGTAATTACATTGGATTTGATCAGCATAAAAAGCAATTTGTCCGGTTTAACCTTTACGGCGACGCGACATTCTTTGGACCGGATTATGTGGTCAAGGGCGATAGCTTTGACCCTAAAAATGTAGGCATGGACCTGATGCATCTCCAGCAGATTGCCGGCGGGCTTTGTTTTGGCTATTTTATAGCGCCCAATGACAGCATTTATGAATGCAGCATGAAAACGAATTTTAACGGGCCTTTTGAATTCGAGGCGTTGACCAGGCGGCCCTTTGCCAGGCAGGAACTGATCAGCCCTGCCACGCTATGGGCAGCGACGTCCAGTCAGATCCTGTTTTTCAGCTATAAGGATAAGGTATACCGCTATAACCCGATCAATGAAGATTTCAGGCTGGTGAAAACCGCCTTCGGCGGAAAAACGGTCACTATGGTGAAACTACAGGATGCAAACACCTTGGTGGTAGGTACAGAAGGCACTCTTTACTTTCTGGATATCCGTACAGGACAGGACGGGACTCTTATTAAGAAAATAGAAGGATTGCCGGGAAAAATCATTGATATGGCCTTCCGGGAACAGTAA
- a CDS encoding DUF4843 domain-containing protein: MRYTIGVFLGMLAAVSTGCKKSELTLYNSPASVYFELTAAERDSLLYTFAYTPEKASDTVYLPVKLEGLRSDKDRDFILKVDPDSTTAVAGKHYKAIEPHYVIPANTGILYVPIVLYNTDTLLQQSAVHIKFYLEPTSSLGVSMPQLSRAKLVFSSKLERPGWWSMWMGDYYSQVKHQLFIIVTGQTDLTTGSEGGLDAPKNLYFVSLLTSFLSNPAKWVNDHPEKGYVLEKVDDQTYSFFNKDNPKKIITYRYDALAGSFFFIDENGDQVH, translated from the coding sequence ATGCGTTATACGATAGGAGTTTTTTTAGGCATGCTGGCAGCGGTTTCAACTGGCTGCAAAAAAAGTGAACTGACGTTATATAATAGTCCGGCCAGCGTTTATTTTGAACTGACGGCGGCTGAACGGGACAGCCTGCTTTATACATTTGCCTATACGCCCGAAAAAGCGTCAGATACGGTTTATTTGCCGGTCAAACTGGAAGGTCTCCGATCTGACAAGGACCGGGACTTTATCCTGAAGGTAGATCCGGATTCCACTACGGCTGTTGCGGGAAAGCATTATAAAGCCATCGAGCCCCACTATGTGATCCCGGCAAACACCGGTATACTATATGTGCCCATCGTGCTCTATAATACAGACACGCTATTACAGCAGTCCGCCGTACATATTAAATTTTATCTGGAACCAACGAGTTCGCTGGGTGTCTCGATGCCTCAGCTGTCCCGGGCGAAGCTGGTCTTTTCCAGTAAGCTGGAACGGCCCGGCTGGTGGTCGATGTGGATGGGCGATTATTATTCCCAGGTGAAGCACCAGCTTTTTATCATCGTTACCGGCCAGACGGATCTCACGACAGGTTCAGAAGGCGGCCTGGACGCGCCTAAGAATCTTTACTTTGTCAGTCTCTTGACGAGTTTTTTAAGTAATCCCGCCAAGTGGGTAAACGATCATCCGGAAAAAGGCTATGTCCTGGAAAAAGTAGATGATCAGACTTACTCTTTTTTCAATAAGGACAATCCTAAAAAGATCATCACTTACCGTTACGACGCCCTGGCCGGCAGCTTCTTTTTTATAGATGAAAATGGTGATCAGGTTCATTAA
- a CDS encoding RagB/SusD family nutrient uptake outer membrane protein, giving the protein MMQKQFKRINDYRGKMSQPGVLLASVLIVLITMTGCNKWLDIQPKSDVAADELFTTEAGFEEALNGVYIRLASTDLYGAELTTGLPDVMAQDYTLSTQIDPWSYLKTEKFDFKDADFIARRDNIWSGLYNGIVNLNLILEHLEGHEQLFSGNHYNLIKGEALGLRAYLHFDLFRLFGSSVISNGAQGIPYVTTYSNKVTKTSSPAEVMEAIEKDLTAAKGLLAGTDPIQTAAYVVDYPGSDSATENTDPSLFMQMRRNRFNYYAVMATLARVYLYDQKKTEALASAMEVIQTAKFPWTRQEDFLNTDPEKQDLLLYKEVIFGWYAPWSVSELRSRFETGSAGLFLSKEDAARIYETSGVGGEDLRFKRWLQVAVDGNLELQKYARNPDGDEDDLSSNFYPQTLPAIRLSEMYYIAAEASFDQDKQKALSYVDSVRVHRGIGQPFTATDKNQFISALIREARKEFLGEGQVFYMYKRLNQPIQGHAGTQIPASPSVFVLPLPDNEIEFGHR; this is encoded by the coding sequence ATGATGCAAAAGCAATTCAAAAGAATAAATGATTATCGGGGTAAAATGAGTCAGCCGGGCGTCCTGCTGGCTTCGGTACTGATCGTCCTTATAACGATGACAGGCTGTAATAAATGGCTGGATATTCAGCCGAAGTCTGATGTGGCGGCAGATGAACTGTTTACCACTGAAGCTGGTTTTGAGGAAGCCTTAAATGGCGTTTACATCCGGCTGGCCAGTACTGATCTGTATGGGGCAGAGCTGACAACCGGCCTGCCGGATGTCATGGCCCAGGACTATACTTTGTCTACACAGATAGACCCCTGGTCCTACCTGAAAACGGAGAAGTTTGATTTTAAGGATGCGGATTTTATCGCGAGGCGGGATAATATCTGGTCGGGACTCTATAACGGCATTGTCAACCTGAACCTGATCCTGGAGCATCTGGAAGGCCATGAGCAGCTGTTTTCCGGCAATCATTATAACCTGATCAAGGGTGAAGCGCTGGGTCTCAGAGCCTATCTTCATTTTGACCTGTTCCGCCTTTTCGGCAGTTCTGTGATCAGCAATGGCGCTCAGGGTATCCCCTATGTAACGACCTATAGTAATAAGGTAACCAAGACCTCCTCGCCCGCAGAAGTGATGGAGGCCATAGAAAAAGACCTGACCGCCGCGAAGGGCTTACTAGCCGGTACCGACCCGATCCAGACCGCTGCCTACGTGGTGGATTATCCGGGCAGTGATTCCGCGACAGAAAATACCGACCCTTCTCTTTTTATGCAGATGCGCCGCAACCGGTTTAACTATTATGCAGTCATGGCCACTCTTGCCAGGGTATATCTATATGACCAGAAGAAAACAGAGGCCCTGGCCAGTGCCATGGAAGTCATACAGACTGCTAAATTCCCCTGGACCCGACAGGAGGATTTTTTGAACACGGATCCTGAGAAGCAAGACCTGCTCTTGTATAAGGAGGTTATTTTCGGATGGTATGCCCCCTGGAGTGTGTCAGAGCTAAGGTCCCGATTTGAAACCGGTTCCGCCGGCTTATTTCTGTCCAAAGAAGATGCGGCCCGCATTTATGAAACCAGTGGTGTCGGTGGAGAGGATCTGCGTTTTAAAAGGTGGCTGCAGGTGGCGGTAGATGGCAATCTGGAACTGCAGAAATATGCCCGTAATCCGGATGGTGACGAAGATGACCTGAGCTCAAATTTTTACCCGCAGACTTTACCCGCGATCCGGCTCAGTGAGATGTATTATATAGCAGCAGAAGCGAGCTTTGATCAGGATAAGCAAAAGGCGCTGAGTTATGTTGACTCCGTACGTGTCCACCGGGGAATAGGGCAGCCCTTTACCGCGACGGATAAAAATCAGTTCATCAGTGCGCTGATTCGTGAAGCGCGCAAGGAGTTCCTGGGTGAGGGGCAGGTGTTTTATATGTATAAACGGTTGAACCAACCGATCCAGGGCCACGCAGGCACACAGATCCCTGCCAGCCCGTCCGTGTTTGTCCTGCCGCTTCCCGATAATGAAATTGAATTTGGTCATCGTTAA